The sequence CGGTAAGCCAATCGTATCTGTCAGATAGGCAATAGCCCGATTTGAGCTTTGCAACAGGTAGCCGAAGGTGATTTTTGAATGATTTAAGGGGACGGGCGTTACCCGTAAATCACCAAATTGGATTGGATGAAATGCCCGCAGAGGCGGCTGAAAAGCCAGTATTCCCGGGTGTTTATACAGATCATCGCACCCCTGGGCGTCTGGCGGGCCATACACCGGAATTGCATTTCCACACCCCCAGCGCAACGGAAATAACCCCTGAACGTGATCCATGTGGTAATGTGTAAGCAAAAAACGCTGAATTTCCCCTGCGGCAAACTGTTGATCCAGTGTTGGCAACCCCGCATCAATCAAACTCGTTTCCCCCTGATAACACAACATGGCACTGCAAGGTTTACGGCGTAGTGCGGGCTGCTCTCTGGCTTTGGCACAAACAACACAATCACAACCAAACACTGGTATCTGCTGGGCGCATCCGGTTCCTAACAATGTCAGTTCCATGTTTTATCCTCCCTGGCGCTGTCTGGTGAGAGACTCGTTGCCAATATTTGTTGAAATTGCCCCAGCGTATGGCGCAGTTCGCCATCATTGCAAAGTTGCAGGCAGTTAACGGGAAGTTGTTGCTGATAATGCTGTGCTCGCTGTAAACGCGCGCTGATTTGCTCACTATTTTCACGCCCACGTTGCTGTAATCGCTGCGCTAAAATAGCCGGTGAGACAGTCAGACACAGCGGCAGTAATTGACTGTGATAGCGCTGCAGCGCCTCGGGCAAATAGGCTCTGGAGCCATTTACTATCACGTCCCATCCCCGCTGTAGCCAGATATCTATTTCAACACCCACGCCATAATGGTGGCCGTGAGCCTGCCAAAACAGGGCAAATACCCCCTGTTTGGCTCGCCATAAAAACTCCTGCTCGCTCAACGCAACATGATTTTCAGCACCTGCATTGGCCTCGCGGGTGATATAGCGGTGTGCCACCATCATATTGGTGGGCATGGCCGCCCGCAGCGCAGACAGCAGGTAATCCTTGCCCGCGCCGGAAGCGCCCATCAGATAGATTAAGCGCGCCATCAGAACACCTGTATTCCCTGACGCCAGACTTTTTGCACATAAACATGCTGGCCCTGTGAACCGTCATGAGCACGTGCCAATATCAAATCAGCGCGTTTGCCCTCTGCAATGACACCGCGATCCTCTAGCCCCAAGGCTCTGGCAGGGTTACGTGTTACCAGATTGACCGCTTGCGGCAAGGTGAAGCTGTTTGTTGCATCGCGCGCGATACGGAATGCGGCATCCAGCAAACTGGCAGGGTAATAATCGGAGGATAAAATATCTAATACTCCCAGTGATGCCAGTTGGTGCGCGGCAACATTGCCTGAATGGGAGCCTCCACGGACAATATTGGGCGCGCCCATCAATACCTGTAACCCATGCTGATGTGAGGCTCTGGCCGCCACTTCGGTGGTGGGGAACTCGGCAATCACACTGCCCAGAGCCTGCGACTCTGCCACATGTTCGGCGGTAGCATCATCATGGCTGGCTAAGGCAATCCCGCGATTGCGGC comes from Yersinia canariae and encodes:
- the phnP gene encoding phosphonate metabolism protein PhnP, with the protein product MELTLLGTGCAQQIPVFGCDCVVCAKAREQPALRRKPCSAMLCYQGETSLIDAGLPTLDQQFAAGEIQRFLLTHYHMDHVQGLFPLRWGCGNAIPVYGPPDAQGCDDLYKHPGILAFQPPLRAFHPIQFGDLRVTPVPLNHSKITFGYLLQSSNRAIAYLTDTIGLPADSALFLASKNIDLLVQDCSHPPHDPSSYNPPPRNHNDVTMALAISELLKPKATVLTHISHQMDAWALDNTLPVGVTIAQDNQKINLL
- the phnN gene encoding ribose 1,5-bisphosphokinase, yielding MARLIYLMGASGAGKDYLLSALRAAMPTNMMVAHRYITREANAGAENHVALSEQEFLWRAKQGVFALFWQAHGHHYGVGVEIDIWLQRGWDVIVNGSRAYLPEALQRYHSQLLPLCLTVSPAILAQRLQQRGRENSEQISARLQRAQHYQQQLPVNCLQLCNDGELRHTLGQFQQILATSLSPDSAREDKTWN